One Candidatus Devosia phytovorans genomic window carries:
- a CDS encoding NUDIX hydrolase, with the protein MAKSASEIDGSSSEQVASLPWRIDADGKLRILLVTSRTNAKWMLPKGWPISGNSAGRTAGIEAKEEAGVEGVASETAIGSYRFIKLFDDGTSTPAQALVFPLRVTCELSKWDEKGQRKRRWFRPKKAADAVFEPDLRRFLLDLREDALVLFSP; encoded by the coding sequence ATGGCCAAATCAGCATCTGAAATCGACGGATCGTCTTCCGAACAGGTGGCTTCGTTACCCTGGCGGATCGATGCTGACGGCAAGTTGCGCATCCTGTTGGTGACATCCCGTACGAATGCGAAGTGGATGCTTCCAAAGGGCTGGCCGATATCTGGAAATTCGGCAGGTCGGACTGCTGGCATAGAGGCCAAGGAGGAGGCCGGCGTAGAGGGGGTGGCGTCGGAAACGGCCATTGGCTCCTACCGCTTTATCAAGCTGTTCGACGATGGCACCTCCACGCCCGCGCAGGCGCTGGTTTTCCCTCTCCGCGTAACATGTGAGCTCTCAAAATGGGATGAAAAGGGTCAGCGAAAACGCCGCTGGTTCCGTCCGAAAAAAGCTGCTGACGCCGTGTTCGAGCCAGACCTACGCCGGTTTCTGCTCGACTTGCGGGAGGATGCCTTGGTTTTATTCTCCCCATGA
- a CDS encoding FAD-dependent monooxygenase → MTKKVLISGASIAGNATAWWLGHYGFDVTVVEKADSFRDGGQNIDIRDAGRDVLKKMGLEQAALANGTGEEGTAWVHADGSVIAEFDTKDMGADGPTAEMEILRGDLARLLYEPAQKHASYRFGDSIKALEEIGDQLSVTFESGKTETFAAVVIAEGVGSATRDIIFPGENDPRWLDMSIGYFTVPKTSADDKLWRWYHTTGGRSASLRPDQHGTMRAMLTVQKPAGEEADLTPEQQKEWLAEQFGDVDWETPRILEAMASSEDFYFDVLRQVRMPTWSKGRVVLTGDAAWCVTPLGGVGATLAVIGAYVLAGEMAEQGDVASAFTRYEARLRKFVDDAQGIPKIAPRMANPHSRLGLALLYGTLKLASTPGVRQSIGKLLAGKSDDFVLPDYRSPLG, encoded by the coding sequence ATGACCAAGAAAGTCCTTATCTCCGGCGCCAGTATCGCGGGCAACGCCACCGCCTGGTGGCTTGGACATTACGGCTTCGACGTCACTGTGGTGGAGAAGGCCGACAGCTTCAGGGACGGCGGACAGAACATCGACATCCGCGACGCTGGTCGCGACGTGCTGAAGAAGATGGGATTGGAACAGGCGGCTCTGGCAAACGGCACTGGCGAAGAAGGCACGGCATGGGTGCATGCTGATGGCAGCGTCATCGCCGAATTCGACACTAAGGACATGGGCGCCGATGGCCCAACTGCCGAGATGGAAATCCTTCGCGGTGACCTCGCGCGCCTGCTGTACGAGCCGGCACAGAAGCATGCCTCCTACCGCTTCGGCGACAGCATCAAGGCGTTGGAGGAGATTGGCGACCAGCTGTCTGTAACCTTCGAGAGTGGGAAGACGGAAACCTTCGCGGCCGTAGTTATTGCCGAGGGCGTCGGTTCCGCCACGCGCGACATCATTTTCCCTGGCGAGAACGATCCACGTTGGCTGGACATGAGCATCGGCTACTTCACGGTGCCGAAGACCTCGGCCGACGACAAGCTTTGGCGCTGGTATCACACCACTGGCGGAAGAAGCGCATCCCTGCGTCCGGACCAGCATGGCACGATGCGCGCCATGCTGACGGTACAGAAGCCTGCCGGCGAAGAGGCTGATTTGACGCCCGAGCAGCAGAAGGAATGGCTTGCAGAGCAATTCGGGGATGTCGATTGGGAAACCCCGCGTATCCTTGAAGCCATGGCCAGTTCGGAGGACTTCTATTTCGATGTCCTGCGGCAGGTCCGAATGCCAACCTGGTCGAAGGGCCGCGTGGTGCTAACCGGGGATGCCGCCTGGTGCGTAACGCCTTTGGGCGGCGTCGGCGCAACTCTGGCCGTCATCGGCGCTTATGTCCTGGCAGGAGAGATGGCGGAGCAAGGCGACGTCGCATCGGCCTTCACCAGGTATGAGGCGCGCCTGCGCAAATTCGTCGATGATGCCCAAGGGATCCCCAAGATAGCACCGCGGATGGCGAATCCCCATTCACGGCTGGGTCTCGCCCTATTGTATGGAACCCTCAAGCTGGCATCCACGCCTGGCGTTCGGCAGTCGATAGGCAAATTGCTCGCTGGCAAGTCGGACGACTTCGTCCTGCCTGACTACCGTTCGCCGCTGGGTTAA
- a CDS encoding DUF3606 domain-containing protein, with the protein MSNTAQDRAKVAGQQNHEVRYEAEKTGKSKDAVKEAVKSAGNSRDAVEKKLGSK; encoded by the coding sequence ATGTCCAATACTGCACAGGATCGCGCAAAAGTGGCAGGCCAGCAGAACCACGAGGTCCGCTACGAAGCTGAAAAGACCGGCAAGTCGAAGGACGCCGTTAAGGAAGCGGTGAAATCCGCTGGCAACAGCCGCGACGCCGTTGAGAAGAAGCTGGGTTCCAAATGA
- the ligD gene encoding DNA ligase D, translating to MATTIPVGSNWLFEMKFDGYRAQIAISGKEVRVYTRNRHDWTEQFKVILPPLRALTTGSVVLDGEIVAIDKSGRTNFSMLKSGIGAGIPLKLYVFDILEKDGSDLTGLPLSERKSILENLLGERAPEDSLQYSHHVIDNGEAVFDAIAAGGHEGMIAKKADARYVGDRSTTWLKIKCTKRQEFVIGGWRPSDNGRGLASLILGTYEQGQFIYRGRVGTGFTDAMRAKILNQMEARRVEKPAFAAVPRDIARQARWVRPELVAEVAFAELTPDGSVRHASFQGLREDKSAAQVVLETPSNDEASGLDPTMGIEIAGAVGVKLSHPDKIMYPGTEITKTHLVAYYAAVADKMLPHLKDRPLSLVRDTDNDLANTFFQKHALAGMPNSLKSGKLTKMKGTESRILWIEDLAGLVGGVQINALEFHIWGSDRHDPDLPDRMVFDIDPDEGLGFEQVKKAATDIRDLLGAIGLQSWPLLSGGKGVHVVVPLVPEADWEAVKSFCKNFAELLARTEPDRFVANMSKARRKGRMFLDYLRNGQGSTAICPWSTRARAGGTVAVPVTWEELQGFDRASAFDIFSAAERAVGPDAWDGYLETRQTLTERIQDVIANHR from the coding sequence TTGGCCACCACAATTCCTGTCGGCAGCAATTGGCTGTTCGAGATGAAGTTCGACGGCTACCGAGCCCAGATCGCGATTTCAGGCAAAGAGGTCCGGGTCTACACGCGCAACAGACATGACTGGACCGAGCAGTTCAAAGTCATCCTGCCTCCCCTCCGGGCACTCACAACCGGATCGGTAGTGCTGGACGGCGAAATCGTCGCCATCGATAAGTCCGGCCGGACCAATTTCTCTATGCTCAAGTCGGGCATCGGGGCCGGCATTCCCCTTAAGCTCTACGTCTTCGACATCTTGGAGAAGGATGGTTCGGATCTGACCGGACTACCGCTGTCGGAGCGCAAATCGATCCTTGAGAACCTGCTTGGCGAACGCGCTCCCGAAGACAGCCTGCAATACAGCCACCACGTGATCGACAATGGCGAGGCGGTATTTGATGCCATTGCAGCTGGCGGCCACGAAGGCATGATCGCCAAGAAAGCCGATGCCCGTTATGTCGGCGACCGCAGCACCACCTGGCTCAAGATCAAATGCACGAAGCGCCAGGAATTCGTGATCGGCGGATGGCGCCCCAGCGACAATGGCCGCGGCTTGGCTAGTCTGATCCTCGGCACCTATGAACAAGGTCAGTTCATCTATCGCGGGCGAGTCGGCACCGGCTTCACCGATGCCATGCGCGCGAAGATACTCAATCAGATGGAGGCTCGCCGCGTCGAGAAACCGGCCTTCGCCGCCGTCCCGCGCGACATAGCACGCCAGGCGCGATGGGTGCGACCGGAACTGGTGGCCGAGGTCGCGTTCGCCGAACTAACTCCCGATGGATCCGTGCGCCATGCCAGTTTCCAAGGCTTGCGTGAGGACAAGAGCGCGGCCCAGGTCGTGCTGGAAACACCATCGAACGACGAAGCTTCCGGCCTCGACCCAACCATGGGCATTGAGATTGCTGGCGCCGTGGGTGTGAAACTCTCGCACCCTGACAAGATCATGTATCCCGGCACCGAAATCACGAAGACGCATTTGGTAGCCTACTACGCGGCAGTGGCAGACAAAATGCTTCCGCATCTCAAAGACCGCCCCTTATCGCTGGTGCGCGACACGGACAACGACCTCGCCAACACGTTCTTCCAGAAGCATGCGCTGGCCGGCATGCCCAACAGCTTGAAATCGGGCAAGCTGACAAAAATGAAGGGTACGGAGAGCCGCATCCTATGGATTGAAGATCTGGCCGGTCTGGTCGGTGGCGTGCAGATCAACGCACTCGAGTTTCACATCTGGGGATCGGATCGACATGACCCGGATTTGCCAGACCGCATGGTCTTCGACATCGACCCCGATGAAGGTCTCGGTTTCGAGCAGGTCAAGAAGGCGGCCACCGATATTCGCGATCTGCTGGGCGCGATCGGTTTGCAGTCGTGGCCATTGCTGTCCGGCGGCAAGGGCGTGCACGTCGTAGTCCCGCTGGTGCCGGAAGCAGACTGGGAAGCGGTAAAGTCCTTCTGCAAGAATTTCGCCGAGCTTCTGGCCAGGACTGAACCCGACCGCTTCGTTGCCAACATGAGCAAGGCAAGGCGCAAAGGGCGGATGTTTCTCGACTATCTTCGGAATGGCCAGGGCAGCACGGCGATCTGTCCCTGGTCGACACGCGCGCGAGCCGGCGGCACGGTCGCCGTCCCGGTGACATGGGAAGAGCTGCAGGGCTTCGATCGAGCAAGTGCCTTCGACATTTTTTCCGCTGCAGAGCGTGCCGTAGGACCGGACGCCTGGGATGGGTATTTAGAGACCCGTCAGACACTCACCGAACGCATCCAGGACGTGATTGCGAACCACCGATGA
- the xth gene encoding exodeoxyribonuclease III, giving the protein MKIATYNVNGVNGRLPVLLQWLEEAAPDVVCLQELKSPDERFPISAIERAGYGAIWHGQKSWNGVAILARGATPTETRRGLPADPDDDHSRYIEAAVDGVLFGCLYLPNGNPAPGPKFDYKLRWFKRFTEHAKELLDTGLPVVLAGDYNVMPTDLDVYKPERWKDDALFRPEVREAYQVLLDQGWTDALRQLHPGERIYTFWDYFRNAYARDAGLRIDHLLLAPTVAKRLKAAGVDRHVRGWEKSSDHAPTWIELE; this is encoded by the coding sequence ATGAAAATCGCTACCTATAACGTGAACGGTGTGAACGGACGTCTTCCCGTTCTCTTGCAATGGCTGGAGGAAGCGGCGCCGGACGTGGTCTGCCTGCAAGAGCTGAAATCACCCGACGAGCGGTTCCCGATCTCGGCAATCGAGCGAGCCGGCTACGGAGCGATATGGCACGGTCAGAAAAGTTGGAACGGTGTGGCGATCCTGGCCCGTGGCGCTACGCCGACCGAAACTCGTCGCGGGCTTCCCGCAGATCCGGACGATGACCATAGCCGATACATCGAAGCGGCGGTCGACGGCGTCCTCTTCGGTTGCCTGTACCTTCCCAATGGAAACCCCGCCCCGGGTCCGAAATTCGACTACAAGCTCCGATGGTTCAAGCGCTTCACCGAGCACGCCAAGGAACTGCTCGACACCGGACTGCCCGTCGTGCTGGCGGGCGACTATAATGTGATGCCGACCGACCTCGATGTTTACAAGCCAGAGCGCTGGAAAGACGATGCCTTGTTCCGGCCCGAGGTAAGGGAAGCCTATCAGGTGCTCCTCGATCAAGGCTGGACGGATGCTCTCAGACAGTTACATCCGGGCGAACGCATCTACACATTCTGGGACTATTTCCGGAACGCATACGCCCGAGACGCCGGCCTTCGCATCGACCATCTCCTCCTCGCCCCGACAGTGGCCAAACGCCTTAAAGCGGCCGGCGTTGATCGCCACGTTCGTGGATGGGAGAAGTCCAGCGATCATGCTCCCACATGGATCGAGCTGGAATGA
- a CDS encoding GlsB/YeaQ/YmgE family stress response membrane protein: protein MGIIWTIIVGFIAGVIAKFIMPGSNEPSGFILTTILGIVGAFVASYLGQALGWYAPGEGAGLIGAIVGSIIVLFVWGLIARRR from the coding sequence ATGGGTATTATCTGGACCATCATCGTTGGCTTCATCGCAGGCGTCATCGCCAAGTTCATTATGCCCGGCAGCAACGAGCCATCCGGTTTCATCCTAACGACGATATTGGGCATCGTGGGTGCTTTTGTGGCGTCATACCTGGGCCAGGCCTTGGGTTGGTATGCCCCTGGCGAAGGCGCCGGCCTCATCGGTGCCATTGTAGGATCGATCATCGTCTTGTTCGTTTGGGGCCTCATCGCACGCCGACGCTAA
- a CDS encoding YidB family protein → MAKSMPSLVALLGLLAVAGYQNRDKLGSVLGEIGNGGNRQPGEPSGTEANAGKGGLNDLLSGVGGMLGGAGAGGLGSVLSGGLGDLMEQFKNNGNGEKAERWVKDGPDENIDADELERTLGADTIAALEEKTGLSKQELLERLSRTLPGAVDRFTPEGRLPTETEASRFV, encoded by the coding sequence ATGGCCAAATCTATGCCGTCACTCGTTGCCCTGCTTGGACTACTGGCTGTCGCAGGATACCAGAACCGCGACAAGCTTGGATCAGTGTTGGGTGAAATCGGCAACGGCGGAAATCGGCAGCCCGGTGAACCAAGCGGCACTGAGGCCAATGCCGGTAAAGGCGGGTTGAACGATCTGCTATCGGGCGTTGGTGGAATGCTAGGCGGCGCTGGCGCAGGTGGACTTGGTAGCGTCCTGAGTGGCGGCCTCGGCGATCTCATGGAGCAGTTCAAGAACAACGGAAACGGCGAAAAGGCCGAACGATGGGTCAAGGATGGCCCGGACGAAAATATCGATGCCGATGAACTCGAACGCACTTTGGGCGCCGATACCATAGCGGCGTTGGAAGAAAAGACTGGGCTCAGCAAGCAGGAGTTGCTCGAACGCCTCTCGCGCACTCTCCCTGGTGCGGTAGATCGCTTCACCCCCGAAGGCCGCCTCCCGACAGAGACAGAAGCCAGTCGGTTCGTGTAA
- a CDS encoding manganese catalase family protein, whose translation MFMRVDRLITELPPAKKQDPNAAAALQELLGGKYGEMSTLGNYMFQSFNFRSKDKLRPFYSLVASITAEELAHVELVSNGVAMLNNGPEKPKGDMGDGGDISKSPHEAMEDIRLASAFFANGGGATPVNSNGASWNNDFITTTGNVIFDLLHNFHLECGARLHKLRVYETLSADNATGREVCGYLLVRGSVHAHSYALALEKLTGVDIKKMLPTPNIDLSKIPESQKYLDEGSHRRLYTWSQDDYQEISGIWSNDEVALPGDPPGPLEVVEGIPDGGKMQQLQGVPSAFTPDYAPEEFYEIASKLYKASR comes from the coding sequence ATGTTTATGCGCGTCGACAGACTGATAACCGAACTGCCTCCTGCCAAAAAACAGGACCCTAACGCCGCGGCTGCGCTGCAGGAGCTGCTGGGCGGCAAGTATGGTGAGATGTCCACGCTCGGGAACTACATGTTCCAGAGTTTCAACTTCCGGTCCAAAGACAAGCTGCGGCCCTTCTATTCGCTGGTTGCCTCCATCACCGCCGAAGAGTTGGCGCATGTGGAACTGGTCAGCAACGGCGTGGCCATGCTCAACAACGGCCCGGAAAAGCCCAAGGGCGATATGGGTGATGGCGGCGATATCTCGAAGTCACCGCACGAAGCCATGGAAGATATCCGACTCGCGTCAGCCTTCTTCGCCAATGGCGGCGGTGCCACACCGGTCAACAGCAACGGTGCCTCTTGGAACAATGACTTCATCACCACGACCGGCAATGTCATCTTTGACCTGCTACATAATTTCCATCTGGAATGCGGCGCACGCCTGCACAAGCTGCGGGTTTACGAAACCCTGAGCGCCGATAACGCCACCGGTCGCGAGGTCTGCGGTTACCTCTTGGTCCGCGGCTCGGTCCATGCGCATTCCTATGCGCTTGCATTGGAGAAGCTAACCGGCGTCGACATCAAAAAGATGTTGCCGACGCCCAACATCGACCTGTCGAAAATCCCGGAAAGCCAGAAATATCTCGATGAAGGCTCGCATCGTCGGCTCTACACCTGGAGCCAGGATGACTACCAAGAGATCTCCGGCATCTGGTCCAATGACGAAGTCGCCCTTCCAGGTGATCCTCCTGGACCGCTCGAAGTGGTCGAAGGTATTCCAGATGGCGGTAAGATGCAGCAGTTGCAGGGCGTACCATCAGCGTTTACGCCGGATTATGCGCCCGAAGAATTCTATGAAATCGCCTCCAAGCTTTACAAGGCTTCGCGCTAA
- a CDS encoding saccharopine dehydrogenase NADP-binding domain-containing protein: protein MQISSHVVYGRISGAIVLIGYGSVGRGMLPLIQRHFEFDSDQLTVIDPDASCAKDLAEKGIRFLNQAITRENYRSILGAELTSKSGQSFCVNLSVETSSLDIMKLCRELGALYIDTVVEPWAGFDEEHKADTAARTNYALRETVRQEKQVNPGGTTAVSCCGANPGMVSWFVKQALMNIATDTGNAVKSPNSSQDWASLMQRVGVKGIHIAERDTQSSGKPKPIGTFINTWSVDGFVSEALQPAELGWGTHEKYFPAKAHRFDNGCQASIYIDRPGAQTLVYSWCPTAGPQQALLVTHNESISIADYFTVGGGQKPDYRPTCHYAYHPSDEAIISVHELVGQGHEPRHSQVLDETLVESGMDELGVLLFGHEKNAYWYGSTLTIDEARALAPSQNATALQVTSAVLAGMVWALENPNAGIVETDEMDYVRCLEIQRPYLGSVAGHYTDWTPLARDDLFKGDVDEADPWQFKNILVS, encoded by the coding sequence ATTCAAATTAGCAGTCACGTTGTTTACGGTCGCATTTCTGGTGCGATTGTTCTTATCGGGTACGGCTCTGTTGGCCGTGGAATGCTCCCCCTCATCCAGCGCCATTTCGAGTTTGACAGCGACCAGCTAACCGTCATCGACCCGGATGCGTCTTGTGCCAAAGATCTCGCCGAGAAGGGCATCCGCTTTCTCAATCAGGCCATAACCCGAGAAAACTATCGAAGCATTCTTGGTGCTGAGCTTACGTCTAAAAGTGGACAGAGCTTTTGCGTGAACCTTTCGGTCGAGACGAGCTCGCTCGATATCATGAAGCTTTGCAGGGAACTGGGCGCCCTCTACATCGACACTGTCGTCGAGCCTTGGGCCGGCTTTGATGAAGAACACAAGGCTGACACGGCTGCCAGAACCAACTATGCGTTGCGGGAGACGGTCCGCCAAGAGAAGCAAGTGAACCCGGGCGGTACCACGGCAGTGTCATGTTGTGGGGCAAACCCCGGCATGGTCTCCTGGTTCGTCAAGCAAGCCTTGATGAACATCGCGACCGATACCGGCAATGCCGTCAAGTCGCCTAACAGCAGCCAAGATTGGGCTTCCCTGATGCAACGGGTCGGCGTCAAAGGTATCCATATCGCAGAACGCGACACGCAGAGCTCCGGCAAGCCCAAACCGATCGGCACCTTCATCAATACCTGGTCGGTCGACGGATTTGTTTCCGAGGCCTTGCAGCCCGCGGAGCTTGGTTGGGGAACCCACGAAAAGTACTTCCCAGCCAAGGCACATCGCTTCGACAATGGCTGCCAGGCTTCAATCTACATCGACCGCCCGGGCGCGCAGACGCTTGTGTATTCTTGGTGTCCGACAGCCGGGCCCCAGCAAGCACTACTGGTCACGCACAACGAGTCGATATCGATTGCGGACTACTTCACAGTTGGCGGGGGCCAGAAGCCGGACTATCGGCCCACGTGCCATTACGCCTACCATCCGTCGGACGAAGCCATCATATCCGTCCATGAGCTAGTGGGGCAGGGACATGAACCCAGGCATTCCCAGGTGCTGGATGAGACCTTGGTAGAAAGCGGCATGGACGAGCTCGGGGTGCTTCTCTTCGGCCATGAGAAGAACGCGTACTGGTATGGCTCAACCCTGACCATCGATGAGGCTCGAGCTCTTGCGCCCTCACAGAATGCCACTGCGCTTCAGGTCACTTCCGCGGTGCTCGCAGGCATGGTCTGGGCGCTCGAAAATCCGAATGCCGGCATCGTCGAAACCGACGAAATGGACTACGTGCGATGCCTCGAGATCCAGCGACCCTATCTCGGATCAGTGGCCGGTCACTATACCGATTGGACGCCTCTGGCGCGTGACGATCTGTTCAAGGGCGATGTCGACGAAGCCGATCCCTGGCAATTCAAAAACATCCTGGTGTCGTGA
- a CDS encoding FAD-binding oxidoreductase, translated as MLTEAKRLFTGEPVWESYRKPRIPTRELNGSISVDVVVIGGGVSGAMIAESLSGHDLDIAIVDRRAPLTGSTSASTALIQYEIDVPLTKLTKQIGAERAASAWRRSRVAVEGIAAKIRANEIDCDFTRKDSLFLAGDMLDRKGLEQEAWAREAIGIPTVLLGSQHLERNYGIKCDAALLNQNNLTCNPVQLTGGFLKAAIARGANFYPHITIEELQHRGKNIVLSTDTGYEIKTRYVVYASGYEMPVGVHPKKHAIASTYALATAPRKGFDIPLFWQASDPYVYGRPSMDGRMIFGGEDEEFGDEDRRDELMGKKQKALEHKLAKLFPDYTFETTHFWAACFGGSDTGLPSIGRLPGEQNIYCAMAYGGNGITFSRIAADLISASILEPPDPEEALFAF; from the coding sequence ATGCTCACCGAAGCGAAGAGGCTCTTCACCGGCGAACCCGTCTGGGAATCGTATCGCAAACCGCGCATCCCAACCCGCGAACTCAACGGGTCGATATCGGTCGACGTAGTCGTCATCGGCGGCGGTGTCAGCGGGGCGATGATCGCGGAATCCCTCAGTGGGCATGACCTCGATATTGCCATCGTCGATCGACGTGCGCCGCTGACCGGCTCGACCTCGGCATCGACTGCGCTGATCCAGTATGAGATCGACGTCCCCTTGACCAAGCTGACCAAGCAGATCGGGGCAGAACGAGCTGCATCCGCATGGCGACGGTCGAGGGTCGCAGTGGAAGGCATTGCGGCCAAAATCCGTGCAAATGAGATCGACTGCGATTTCACACGCAAGGACAGCCTGTTTTTAGCAGGCGACATGCTGGACAGGAAAGGATTGGAGCAAGAGGCGTGGGCCCGCGAAGCCATTGGCATTCCCACTGTGCTACTCGGCAGCCAGCACCTGGAGCGGAACTACGGCATCAAATGTGACGCCGCCCTGCTCAACCAGAACAACCTCACTTGCAACCCCGTGCAATTGACGGGCGGCTTCCTGAAAGCCGCGATTGCACGTGGCGCCAACTTCTATCCACACATCACGATCGAAGAGCTGCAACATCGCGGCAAGAACATCGTCCTCTCCACCGACACCGGGTATGAGATCAAAACGCGCTACGTCGTCTATGCCTCTGGCTACGAAATGCCTGTCGGTGTTCATCCGAAAAAGCACGCCATCGCATCAACCTATGCACTCGCAACGGCTCCCCGGAAAGGCTTCGACATTCCCCTCTTCTGGCAAGCCTCCGACCCCTATGTCTACGGTCGCCCATCCATGGATGGCCGGATGATCTTCGGTGGCGAGGACGAAGAGTTTGGCGACGAGGATCGGCGTGACGAACTCATGGGCAAAAAGCAGAAAGCCCTGGAGCACAAGCTCGCCAAACTGTTCCCCGACTACACTTTCGAGACGACACACTTTTGGGCAGCCTGCTTCGGTGGCAGCGACACCGGCCTCCCATCCATCGGTCGACTTCCTGGCGAGCAAAATATCTACTGCGCCATGGCCTATGGCGGGAACGGCATAACCTTCAGCCGCATCGCCGCCGATCTTATTTCAGCAAGCATTTTGGAGCCACCCGACCCCGAAGAAGCGCTGTTTGCTTTCTGA
- a CDS encoding LysR substrate-binding domain-containing protein: MDLLALADFNLVARHGGFGKAARETGRPKATLSRRVSELEASLQLRLFERGGRMLKLTEEGKALYERTGTLLTELDEAAAAISSGGEKPRGRLRISAPLLFSQTAMGRLAAEFAMKYPEVRLEVTTEDRAVDMIEDAYDLVIRVNPTPDESLVGRPFLRDRLVAVASPDLIRPADEAAVPAIVRGGDDRATVWNLRSDAGEVLLAVEPILHLASMPMLRDAVRAGVGVARLPISLVTGDLAAGKLVHWGDVDAPEIALWTLYPSRRLLSARVSAFLEHLRHAFPKGTPDELAAYVGL, encoded by the coding sequence ATGGATCTCCTCGCTCTCGCCGATTTTAATCTCGTTGCCCGTCATGGCGGTTTCGGCAAAGCCGCGCGTGAGACCGGTCGCCCGAAAGCGACCCTTTCACGCCGTGTGAGCGAGCTCGAAGCCAGCCTGCAGCTCCGCTTGTTCGAGCGTGGTGGCCGGATGCTAAAACTGACTGAAGAGGGAAAAGCGCTTTATGAGCGCACCGGCACCCTTTTGACCGAGCTTGACGAGGCGGCGGCAGCTATCTCGTCGGGCGGTGAAAAGCCGCGTGGTAGACTGCGGATCAGCGCGCCACTGTTGTTCTCTCAAACCGCCATGGGCAGGCTGGCTGCAGAATTTGCCATGAAGTATCCCGAGGTGCGGCTGGAGGTTACCACCGAGGATCGAGCGGTCGATATGATCGAGGATGCTTATGACCTTGTGATCCGAGTCAATCCAACTCCCGATGAAAGCCTAGTTGGCCGGCCATTCTTGCGCGACCGGTTGGTGGCCGTTGCCAGCCCCGACCTCATCCGGCCAGCTGATGAGGCAGCGGTGCCGGCCATTGTCCGAGGGGGCGATGATCGCGCCACGGTGTGGAACCTGCGATCGGACGCTGGCGAGGTGCTACTTGCTGTCGAGCCGATCCTCCATCTGGCCTCAATGCCGATGCTTCGGGATGCAGTGCGTGCCGGTGTCGGTGTCGCACGCCTACCGATCTCGCTGGTTACCGGCGATTTGGCAGCCGGCAAGCTGGTGCATTGGGGCGATGTCGATGCTCCCGAAATTGCCCTGTGGACACTCTACCCGTCACGCCGCCTGTTGAGCGCACGTGTCTCGGCCTTTCTTGAGCATCTGCGACACGCCTTTCCCAAAGGCACGCCGGACGAGTTGGCTGCCTATGTCGGACTGTGA
- a CDS encoding cupin domain-containing protein, translated as MTDQAINAIPADDLNRNATIVHADDDGLIHLGVGAGTYTILVSGEQTGGRYTMIDMLVPAGGPPPHRHNFEEIFHILEGELEITFRGEVHRVGPGHTINIPANAPHGFRVASATPARFLCICLPSGQEEFFKLVGEALPTRTSPPTPPTPEVMAERRQIMLANAARFHSEFLPPKA; from the coding sequence ATGACCGACCAAGCTATCAACGCCATTCCCGCCGATGACCTCAACCGCAACGCCACTATCGTCCACGCCGACGATGACGGCCTCATCCATCTGGGCGTTGGCGCCGGCACGTACACAATCCTCGTCTCGGGCGAGCAGACCGGGGGCCGCTACACCATGATCGACATGCTGGTGCCCGCCGGTGGCCCCCCGCCGCACCGTCACAATTTTGAGGAGATTTTCCACATTCTTGAAGGCGAGCTGGAGATCACCTTCCGCGGTGAAGTGCATCGCGTCGGTCCCGGCCACACCATCAACATTCCCGCCAATGCGCCCCACGGCTTCCGGGTTGCCTCGGCCACTCCCGCCCGGTTCCTTTGCATCTGCCTGCCTTCCGGGCAGGAAGAATTCTTCAAGCTCGTTGGTGAGGCGCTGCCCACCCGCACCAGCCCGCCCACACCGCCGACACCCGAGGTGATGGCCGAACGCCGCCAGATCATGCTGGCCAATGCAGCCCGCTTCCACAGCGAGTTCCTGCCGCCAAAGGCATGA